Within the Miscanthus floridulus cultivar M001 chromosome 2, ASM1932011v1, whole genome shotgun sequence genome, the region ccatatttttcgaccgaacaagatgtctgacgagtggaggagaaatATATTGGtatcgatctacaagaataaaggggatattcaaagttgtactaattaccggggaattaagttgatgagccatactatgaagctatgggagagagttatcgagcatcgcttgagagcaataacgcgagtctccatgaaccaatttggtttaatgctcggaaggtcaaccatggaagccattttcttaataagacaagttatgaagcggtatagggagaagaagaaggacctacatatgatttttattgacttggagaaggcttatgataaaataccaatgaatgttatgtggtgggctttagacaaacataaagtcccaacgaagtacgtcgggctcattaaggacatgtacaacaatgttgtgacaagtgttcaaacaagtgatggagacacggatgactttctaATTAGGGTAGGACTACATCGAGGGTcaactttgagcccttatctgtttgccttagtcaTGAATGAGGTCACAAAGgatatacaaggggacatcccttggtgtatgcttttcgcggacgatgtagtgctagttgatgaaagcgttgatgaaagccggacaagagtgaatcagaaactggagttatggcgggagactttagagtccaaagattttagactcagtagaactaaaactgagtatatgagatgtgacttcggcactaatatttgggaggaggaagatattagtttggaaggtcaagtagtgcctaggatgaATACCcatcgatatttaggatcaatgctacagagagacggggatgtTGATGaaaatgttagccatagaatcaaaacagggtggatgaagtggcgccaagcatctggtgtcctatgtgacaaaagggtaccacagaagctaaaaggcaagttttataggacagcgattagacctgctatgttgtatggtgcaaaatgttggcctacgaaaagacgacatgttcaatagataagtgtcgcagaaatgcgtatgttgcgttggatttgcagtcatacaagaagggatcgagttcggaacgatgatatacgagATAGATTATGGGTAGCattaattgaagaaaagcttgtccaacaccggttgagatggtttggacatgtccaacgaagacctccagaggcaccggtgcgtaatggaatcctaagtcaggatagtaacgtgaagagaggtatatgaagaccgaagttgatttgagtagaggcaataaaaggagacttgaaaggatggaatatacccaaagacttagccttagataggagtgcttggtagacagctattcacgtgcctgaaccttgattgcttctgctgggtttcaactctagcccacccaacttgtttgggacttaaagactttgttgttgttgttgtgggtGTTTCAGAGTTTAATGAGAATAGTCATTCTCTCATGCCTCATGGTTACTTTGTCACGTTGGTGATAATGGCCAGTAACCTCATTTGCATACATTATCAATGTGTGCTCATTTTTGGTTGCCTGTGGCCTACATAGTCTAAAGTATGCACAAAACAAAGTGTGTTGAACCGACACCCATAGCTGTTTGCAGTAATTAGTAAATTGGCTCCTGCTATCTAGTTCCAAAGGTATAAATTAGCACATAACCACATCGAACTAGTACCAGATCAGGGATTATGGTTGCCATCATTTATGCAGCTTGCTTCTGTGAATTGATTTATGTATTTACCTGCAAGTATTTAGCACCATTTGTTGTGCTGAAATCTGTGTTTCTGTTTGCTTTGAAGGTAGTTGAGTCTTCATATGATGGCTTGATCACTTGGTTTCTGGCATTGAAACCTTGCGATAGCAATATTTCGGTCCACCCCTCATGATCATATCCTGCATGGGTGCAGATGGTTGGGCCATCAGCagccacaaaaaaaaaaaaaaaaacaagtataTGCCCTAGCTGGCTTCTTGGTGCTTTGTGATCTCAGAAACACTGAATTGTGAATACCCTCAAAAGAGGCATCTATTACCGACAGGTTATTTTACCAGTCACAATGGTGCTTCCTGGAATCAAAACAACTATCTTCAGAACAAATCATGGAACCGTCAAAACCCAGAATATCTTCACACAGAAATCAGAATTGAACTGAAGATTATGAACAAGGATGAACTGGTTCCGGCCGTCTCATTATATGAATTGTGTCAAGGATAATAACAATATTAGTTTGGAtggagcaggaacaagcattgcTGCATCGGAAACAATCTGGAATGCTTTGGGTTTTAATGTGTCTGGGCGTGTGTAAGTGAAAGCTAATAATGAAATCCTCGTACCATTCTTAGGTAGGATTAAGCTCATGTAACACAGCAAACTATTCACTTAGATGCACACTGAGTTAAGTGAATCGTAGGAAACAAATTCTCGTGCTGAAGCGAGGGATGACTCCAGAATACTCAAGGCACGAGTAAAAAGTTATCCATGTCAATCTTCCTCGGTTCCATTCCATGTGTACTGTGTGTTGGATGTCCGCATGTTTCTCTGCCTGGGCATTGTGATGCATGAATTGTTTTCAGGGCTGTTTCATCTATGATTATTATTCCCAGAACTGAGTCCGCCATTCAGTCCTGCAGAGCTGCGGTTTTACGTTACAGCAGTACACTTCCAGTTCTTGAAGAACAAGGGGAATTTAGGGATCCTGAGAACTAGTGTAGATGGCAATTTACTGGTGCTATATGCATTTTACAATGGGTACATATGCATTGCAAATTCTGAGCTCCCATTATTTTGGTGAACATTCTCGTACTCCTAGTGGCCTATGGGCTGGTCTAGATCCCCTGGTAATCAGGGTATTTCGCCTGCTGAAACTGAATGATGTGCTCAGCTCGCTATTCTGCTCCGGTTCTCTTCTTGAGCTCCGAAATGAAGTCCTCCCTCTCCTGGTCGGTCATGCCTTCCGTGGAGCAGTCCCCGACGCCCCACTCGGCTCCCCGCAGGCAGTACTTGTCCTGGATCATCCTCTCGTTCCTGCAAAAATCATAGCTTCAGCGTTGAACATGTATCACCAGAGAGATCTTAAGGAGCGTAAGCAAATATGTTTTTACTTCTCTTTGTTCTTCTTGGACTTCTCGAGCAGCTCCTGCAGCACCTTGGATTTCTTGAACCTGTTATCGAATTCGGCGTACTTCTTCTGGTTCTCCGCTTGCGAGCGCAACAGGAAGGCAGGGTTTCCATCAGTCAAGAAGGCCTGAATTGTATAAGTTTGCCGCAAGAACAAGTCCCTGGCCTTCACAAGAACTCAACAGGAAACTGAGGCAAGCAACTAACCATTCCATTTCTCCAGGAACTCGAGCCGGGGGAGGTCGGGGCCTGGAGTCGACTCCAGTCCCGAGAAACCGGACAGGATGCCGGCGTTCACTGCAGTCAAAATGTGCCGGACATTAGTTTGGAAACACCGGCGAATCTGTGAATGCTTTATGTTCCATCAAGTGCTGCATGCGACACCCAACTCATCCGCAACTCTAGCTACTGTTCACAAGAGCAGTTTCTAGCGTGACTGCTGCTGTGTCGCACCGGTGTCACTAGGAGGGCGAAAGTGGCGGTGAGCAAGACTGCAAGAGTAGCCGTACCTGGACTGGACCAGAGGACGAACGAGAGCGAGACAGCCGCCGGGACAGCCAGCGACACCCGGGTTATCATCGCTGGTGGCGGGGCGGCGCTGCCGCTGCATCGCCCCTTCGGCGGTGCGGCCGCGGCCGGGGGCGCGGCGGGGAGGCCGAGCATGGCTAGCTACTTCGCTTGCTGGTAGCCTGACAGTATGCTAAGGCCCAGCGATGCGGAGGATGGATGGATTGCATGGAGTTGTAGGCGTGTAGCACTAGTGGATTGGTGGGGGCAATGTCGCCGACTCGCCGGTGGGAAAGGATGGGGCCGACTTGTTCTCTTGTGAGCCACTAACTAAAAGCTAAAACACGATCTGGGGATTACACTCCTTGATCTTTTTTTGCGTGCACTTGTCTTGGTAGTTTGTCTACGCTGCTCAAGTTTATATGTATAGGTCTTACCATGTATGTATAGGTGGTGAATCTTAAATCTGAGGATTAGTtattgttagatattatgggcttggcccatttatttaatatctctattaaactctatggtccgtacatgtgcattaatggttttataccatatgggaatttaatcgagaggcgactctacttaaatacttgatcattgatcgatctatttgagaagtaaaagagaatcacctggatgccacacgcgcgcgcgcgccgccgccgccgccgcccggcccgagcccgtgggcgtggcaggcaggcaggcggcggcgagcggacgggcgaggcctttattttttaAACTCCGTTTCCGTTTCCTAtgacgaattgattggaggtTTGAAACCCCGTTTCCATTTCCTgtgacgaattgattggaggtTAACTCCCGTGACCTCTGGCTCTCCGTCTCTGTCTctcccaccgcagaagggaggtgtgacccctcggtgccgtcggcttctcttcttctggcctctgcctataaatCAAATCCTCCCCTCTAGGTTAGTTCCTCTTGGCAGagtacaccactttccagcagcgcaagttcttcccgttccacctccggcgagcaccagagatggaagagtaggcctccggaacgcgtctccgtcgtgggcttcacctgctcgggtgaagacgggcgattacgtttttggggagtgtcggtggtggcacgactactcgctggtgaacctgtagcggtgcttcttcacggcgtccttttctgcactgcatcgagcgggacgactacaacagcaaagcaccaccatggcttttcctggtgcgagcggctccgccgcagggtataatctccttcaccctcttctgagtttcattatcaatatcatgatgttcctaggcaatactgctttcatgttcaacatgctctgtttgattgatttggatgattatgctagtactggttttctggttccttttaattttgtgattatcatgatcttgatatttgagaacacatcttttatatttgtgatcatgtctgtgatgtttcagctatgtaaaacaatgtttcacatatatttcggctctataatttgtcttatcatcatgttaacatttgtcatgaagtgtTTCTGTCTTGttattcatgacttcactctcctttttattgcgttatttttatggattaaaataaatatgaaaatgccacATATATTtcggctctataatttgtcttatcatcatgttaacatttgtcatgaagtgtTTCTGTCTTGttattcatgacttcactctcctttttattgcgttatttttatggattaaaataaatatgaaaatgccttattgttcaacaatccaaaaacataatttcaggccattttcatctgttggctttgcgggcatgctaaagcctacgccgtttgagggcactcactacaagaggtggcgtgagaaagcccttctgtggttgtcggccatgcgcTGTGGTCATGTGCTCAATGAGCAGCCTGCTACTGTGAGATCCGATGAGGATGAACAGGCTTGGGGACATGCTGAGACCATGTGCAAGGCTGCACTGTTGAGCATCATCAATGATTCTCTGGTTGATGCCTACATACCACTCCCGACTGGCAGAGTTGTGTGGGAAGCCCTTGAGGCCCGGTATGGTCTTTCCGACACCGGCtctgagctgtacatcatggagcagttccatgactacaagatggttgataaccgtcctgtagttgaacaggctcatgagatacagggactggtgaaggaaattggagctgtacggctgtcctctccctgacaggttcgtggcaggatgcattattgctaagctgccaccttcctggactgattttgctactaccttgaaacacaagaggcagcagtttagcattgctgaacttgttggcactcttgatgttgaggacaaggcaagaacaaaggatgttaagggaaagagcaagggcgggaatggtgaggcgactactagtgcacatgtggtgcaaaagtttcgtcctaagccacaaaagaagaagcctcagcaggagcttaagcagaaatccactaccttcttcaagaaaggtaataataagaagatgggattagacaaggcaaagatgaactgcTTCACTTGTGGGAACACTAGGCACTTTTCTAGAGAGTGTcctgaggctaagtggaagcccccaccaaaggcgaagacagtcaacaccattgagactgatgcagacgctgctgggtatggtaatttatctgcatttacagtttgttcctcacctgattggtgggttgatacaggtgcaaatatacatgtgtgtgctgataagtccttgttttctttttaccaggtcgggaggagtggagccttgctgatggggaatggcgcgcgtgctggtgttcatggtgttggtacggtggatctgaagcttacttcggggaagaccgtgcaactcaagaacgtgcatcatgtcccctcaataaggaaaaatcttattagtggctctctgctatgtcgagatggttttaaacttgtgtttgagtcgaataaatgtgttatgtcgaagtatggaacctttgttggaaaaggctatgagagcggaggcttgttccgcttgtctttggttgatactttacctcttgcagtgaataatgtcgttaataacgttaatgttgagatgaatgtttggcattctcgattatgtcatgttaactttggttgcatgtcccgcttagctggtttgaatttaattcctaaatttgatgttgccaaaagctccaaatgtcatacatgcgttgaggcaaaacaacctcgcaagcctcacaaggcagctgtggcgagagagttggcaccacttgaactcatccattccgatatttgtgaaatgaacggaattttgacaaaaggtggtaagagatacttcataacgttcatagatgattgcactcgatattgctatgtgtacctaattaaaacaaaagatgaggcattacattattttaaaacctttaaagctaaggctgagaatcaacttgaaaagcatatcaaacggttgcggtccgatcgcgggggagaatatttctctaatgaattttctgagttttgcgcggtgcacggtataattcatgagaggacacctccatactcaccataatccaatgggattgctgagagaaagaaccgcactctaactgacttggtgaatgccatgttggagacagctggtttatctaaggaatggtggggtgaggcaattttaactgcgaatcatgtcctaaatagagtgcccacaaagaacaaagaaatcactccatttgaggaatgggagaaaaagaggttaaatatttcttatcttcgcgtttggggttgtttggccaaagtgaacgtgccaataaacaaaaagcgaaagcttggaccaaaaactgtagattgtgtttttctaggctatgccattcatagtgtgggctatcggtttttaataataaattctaatgctcctgatatggctgttggaacggtcatggagtctagagatgccacgttctttgagaatgaatttccaatgaaaataGGTGCATCTAGCATGTCTAGTCATGATCCTGTTCCTGAATTTCATGAATCGAATATACACGCTGATGATAACACCCATGAGCttgagcaaaatcctgaggaggatgataatactgtcactcgaaggagtaagaggcaaagagttgcaaaatcctttggagaagactttattatatatctcgtggatgacactcccacaacAATTTCTGAGGCATACTCCTCTCCTGATTCTGACATGTGGAAGGAGGCAGTGCAAAGTGAGATGGACTCCATTATGTCCAATGGGACGTGGGAAGTGGTTGACCGTCCATTTGGTTGCAAACCTGTGGGCTGCAAATGGGTGTTTAAAAAGAAGCTGAGGCCcgatggtacaattgagaagtacaaagctaggcttgttgctaagggttatacacagaaggaaggtgaagattactttgatacttactcacctgttgctcgattgacgaccattcgtgtgttgctatccctggctgcctcacatggtcttttcattcatcagatggatgttaagacagccttcctaaatggagagcttgaggaagagatctacatggatcagcctgatgggtttattgcaaatggtcaagagggtaaagtttgtaagttattgaagtccctgtacggcctaaagcaagccccaaagcagtggcatgagaagtttgataaaactttaacatcagccggctttgttgtgaatgaagctgataaatgtgtatattatcggtttggtggtggtgatggtgtgatactatgcctatatgtggatgatatattaatatttggcaacaatctaaatgtgattaaagaagtaaaagattttttgtcgagtaactttgagatgaaagacttgggagaggctgatgtcattctcaacattaagctttcaagggaggaaggaaatggtggggtaactcttatgcagtctcactatgtggaaaaggtcttgaaccgatttgggtacagtgagtgtacgcctgctcctactccgtacgatccaagtgttcatttgaggaagaatcacagaattacaagagaccaattgagatattcacagataattggttctcttatgtacatagctagcgcaaccaggcctgatatctcgttcgctgtaagcaaactgagccggtttgtgtcaaatccgggagatactcactggaatgctcttgagagagtgctgcgctatttgaaagggacaatgagttacagcattcacttttccgggtatccgagggtactagagggttattgtgatgctaattggatttctgatgcggatcagctatatgccacgagtggatacgtgttcttacttggaggtggtgctgtttcttggaagtcttgcaagcagactatcttaacgaagtctacaatggaagcagaactgaccgcattggataccgctagtgctgaggcagagtggctccgtgatctcctgatagatttgccgattgttgagaaaccaatcccggtaatttccatgaactgtgataatcaaactgtgatcactaaggtaaacagttctaaggataacatgaagtccacaaagcatgtgaagagacgtttgaagactgtcagaaaactgagaaactccggagtaattgcattggactatgtccatacatcaaataatctggcagatcaattcactaagggtctatcacgcaatgtgatagaaggtgcgtcgagggaactgggtttgagacccacatagagccatcaacagtggtaacctatcctatgtgatcggagatcccgtgaattaggatggcgaAACAAGCTGTTGATTGACTGAGGGAGAGACCCCTTAGATTATAGCTCAGTTCGTTGGAGATGCACTGTCTCTCCAATACTGTTAGGCAGGATGATTAAgttcttaatgtgatccgagcggcttggtatagcggggatgttgttctacagaacatcctataaggaacacacctatatgagctcgattgctagtcacaatctatgagatgtgggtaatctctagatgctcatgaaaaggcctcgaagtgtgacttatatgcttcaaaacagagggaaggcacttgacagcctagtatcagttaagaggctatgtgaaactcatctcgcacaaaactgtcaattcaaggttctgtccattgttcagttgtggatgagtgtagctagctttctagatggatgttcaacttaacagtctctatcgaaacactggtatataaaaggaatgtggttctgagaacttcaaactgcgtaccctagagtttggtggggattgttagatattatgggcttggcccatttatttaatatctctattaaactctatggtccgtacatgtgcattaatggttttataccatatgggaatttaatcgagaggcgactctacttaaatacttgatcattgatcgatctatttgagaagtaaaagagaatcacctggatgccacacgcgcgcgcgcgcgccgccgccgccgccgcccgacccggcccgagcccgtgcgcgtgggcgtgcgcgtgggcgtggcgaggcaggcgggcggcggcgagcgagcggacgggcgggcgaggcctttatttttgaaactccgTTTCCGTTTCCTATGATGAATTGATTGGAGGTTTGAAACCCCGTTTCCGTTTCCTgtgacgaattgattggaggttaactcccgtgacctctggctctccgtctccgtctctcccaccgcagaagggaggtgtgacccctcggtgccgtcggcttctcttcttctggcctctgcctataaatCAAATCCTCCCCTCTCGGTTAGTTCCTCTTGGCGGagtacaccactttccagcagcgcaagttcttcccgttccacctccggcgagcaccagagatggaagagtaggcctccggaacgcgtctccgtcgtgggcttcacctgctcgggtgaagacgggcgattacgtttttggggagtgtcggtggtggcacgactactcgctggtgaacctgtagcggtgcttcttcacggcgtccttttctgcactgcatcgagcgggacgactacaacagcaaagcaccaccatggcttttcctggtgcgagcggctccgccgcagggtataatctccttcaccctcttctgagtttcattatcaatatcatgatgttcctaggcaatactgctttcatgttcaacatgctctgtttgattgatttggatgattatgctagtactggttttctggttccttttaattttgtgattatcatgatcttgatatttgagaacacatcttttatatttgtgatcatgtctgtgatgtttcagctatgtaaaacaatgtttcacatatatttcggctctataatttgtcttatcatcatgttaacatttgtcatgaagtgtTTCTGTCTTGttattcatgacttcactctcctttttattgcgttatttttatggattaaaataaatatgaaaatgccttattgtTCAACAGTTATGGTGCGTTTGGTAGGTATTAGATTCTCCTAGACGTTCTAGATCCAAATTCTCTCTCAAAAAAAATGTGATGAATCAACATCATTTTATAAAATCGTTTGGCTGATAGACTAGATTTcgattaaaaacaaaaaaaatgtataaatgaaaacattctttaaaaaaatttcagaatttgttGTGGGTGAAGAACAAATAGAACCCATTTTTAATTTGCTGcaataaaaaaataaactaaaaggcACCATCACTGTTGTATTGAGGATGTAAGAAATATGCCCTGTTCACTTGTCTTATGAACCatactatttcagcgaacgaacattgtttttttctcacaacaaatcagcgaacagtactttctgtcatgacttttcagcgaagcgaggAGGGCCATAGAATCAGTAGAAACCATCCTTTGATCGTTTCAACAGTCTAGGCAAATAACTGAGAATCGGTTATGGTGTTTTTAGCCAAAAACGTTTCATCTCCTTCCCGTTTGACATGCATCGTAAAGATTCTAGCAAGAATTTCCTACTTGCCAAACGGGAAGTAGAACAAGTCTTTTTAGAATTGGCGCTGAGAATTATGTATAGCTGTATGACTAGATTAGGATGCCATCCGTGAGTTCCCCGCAGCGCAGACTCAGGACCGCGGAGTACTTGCTGtataaaaaaaaagattttaGATAAACTTtcttaaaaaagaaaaataaatatataGTTAAGAAAGAACATCTAGAATATATAAAACTCAATATTAATATAAAATGTAATCTTTTTTGAATCTCTTTTTTATTCTTATTGAATCATGGTAATGTATCCTAATCCAATAAGAATTCCGTGAGCGAATATTTACTCTTTCCTATCTTATTTGATAATTTAGAACCTTATCAAATAAAGTAATTTTTTTGTTCGCTTGTTCTGCCATTTTTTAATATGATTAAAGTTTTTTTAATCCAACATTTATGTCTCCTATtatgttt harbors:
- the LOC136535268 gene encoding uncharacterized protein translates to MAFPGASGSAAGPFSSVGFAGMLKPTPFEGTHYKRWREKALLWLSAMRCGHVLNEQPATVRSDEDEQAWGHAETMCKAALLSIINDSLVDAYIPLPTGRVVWEALEARYGLSDTGSELYIMEQFHDYKMVDNRPVVEQAHEIQGLVKEIGAVRLSSP
- the LOC136535256 gene encoding uncharacterized protein — protein: MLGLPAAPPAAAAPPKGRCSGSAAPPPAMITRVSLAVPAAVSLSFVLWSSPVNAGILSGFSGLESTPGPDLPRLEFLEKWNAENQKKYAEFDNRFKKSKVLQELLEKSKKNKEKNERMIQDKYCLRGAEWGVGDCSTEGMTDQEREDFISELKKRTGAE